One Candidatus Aminicenantes bacterium genomic window carries:
- the pnp gene encoding polyribonucleotide nucleotidyltransferase: MSHTLSLEIGNRILSIEIGKMGKQADGSAFVRYGDTVVFVAATSKKEPREDKPFLPLVVDYREATYAAGKIPGGFFKREGRPTEREILVSRLIDRPVRSLFPEGYFNETQIVAMLLSADLENEPDTLALIGASAALCLSEIPFTTPIGAVKIGRLEDHYVVNPTAKELEQSPLNLLVVGTEHGVTMLEAAGREVDEELIMAALEAAMEPIRRIIAVQKEGMAKLGIQKRPFTPKPLDEAKRAEIEAAFGPALKIAIRTTGKLAAEAAVSKVQADLLAGIPEENEDERKSAKSLFEKLQEKITRKMIIEEGVRADGRAFDEIRPITIETGFLPRTHGSALFTRGETQAMATVTLGTTVDAQRIEGMGEETQKRFMLHYNFPPFSVGEVGFLRGPGRREIGHGALAEKAILPAIPSDDTFPYTIRIVSDILESNGSSSMATVCGGVLALMDAGVPLTMIPAGMAMGLVKEGDRHAVLTDIAGGEDHFGDMDFKVAGTEKGVTAVQVDLKIEAISLDICRETLMKARDARLRVLRTMKEALPAPRPDISPFAPRIFFIYVNPEKVGEIIGPAGKVIKRIVAATKAKIDIEESGRIVIASNDVEAAERAKQMINDITAEAEVGKTYTGRVVRIEEYGAFVEIMPNLVGLMHVSEISHQRTRSVGDVLQLGQTIEVKVLSVEDNRIRLSMKALTDPPEGFVPEAGRPEGEAGGYRGRPSGDRGGDRGGRRNRY, encoded by the coding sequence ATGTCCCATACTCTCAGTCTGGAAATCGGGAACCGCATTCTATCCATCGAAATCGGTAAAATGGGGAAACAGGCCGACGGCTCGGCCTTCGTCCGCTACGGCGACACGGTCGTGTTCGTCGCCGCCACCTCCAAGAAGGAGCCCCGCGAGGACAAGCCCTTCCTGCCCCTGGTCGTCGACTACCGCGAAGCCACCTACGCCGCCGGCAAGATTCCCGGCGGATTCTTCAAGCGCGAAGGGCGCCCCACGGAGCGCGAGATCCTGGTCAGCCGTCTCATCGACCGGCCCGTCCGCTCGCTCTTCCCCGAGGGCTACTTCAACGAGACCCAGATCGTGGCCATGCTTCTCTCGGCCGACCTGGAGAACGAGCCCGACACCCTGGCCCTGATCGGCGCCTCGGCCGCCCTCTGCCTGTCCGAGATTCCCTTCACCACCCCGATCGGGGCCGTTAAGATCGGCCGGCTGGAGGACCACTACGTGGTCAACCCCACCGCCAAGGAGCTCGAACAGAGCCCCCTCAACCTGCTCGTGGTCGGCACCGAACACGGCGTCACCATGTTGGAAGCCGCCGGCCGCGAGGTCGACGAGGAGCTCATCATGGCCGCGCTCGAGGCGGCCATGGAGCCCATCCGCCGCATCATCGCCGTCCAGAAGGAAGGCATGGCCAAGCTCGGCATCCAGAAGCGGCCCTTCACGCCCAAGCCTCTCGACGAGGCCAAGCGGGCCGAAATCGAAGCCGCCTTCGGGCCGGCCCTCAAGATCGCCATCCGGACGACGGGCAAGCTGGCCGCCGAAGCGGCCGTCTCCAAGGTCCAGGCTGATCTCTTGGCCGGCATCCCGGAGGAGAACGAGGACGAGCGCAAATCGGCCAAGTCCCTGTTCGAAAAGCTGCAGGAAAAGATCACCCGCAAGATGATCATCGAGGAAGGCGTCCGGGCCGACGGCCGGGCCTTCGATGAAATCCGGCCGATCACGATTGAGACCGGCTTCCTGCCCCGGACCCACGGGTCGGCCCTCTTCACCCGGGGCGAAACCCAGGCCATGGCCACGGTCACCTTGGGCACGACCGTGGACGCCCAGCGCATCGAAGGGATGGGCGAGGAAACCCAGAAGCGGTTCATGCTCCACTACAACTTCCCGCCCTTCTCGGTCGGCGAAGTCGGCTTTCTGCGAGGCCCCGGCCGGCGCGAGATCGGCCACGGCGCCTTGGCCGAGAAGGCCATTCTCCCCGCCATCCCGAGCGACGACACCTTCCCCTACACCATCCGGATCGTCTCCGACATCCTGGAGAGCAACGGCTCCTCCTCGATGGCCACGGTCTGCGGCGGCGTGCTGGCCCTGATGGACGCCGGCGTCCCCCTGACCATGATCCCGGCCGGCATGGCCATGGGCCTGGTCAAGGAAGGCGATCGCCATGCCGTCCTGACCGACATCGCCGGGGGCGAGGATCATTTCGGCGACATGGACTTCAAGGTCGCCGGCACGGAAAAGGGCGTCACCGCCGTCCAAGTGGACCTAAAGATCGAAGCCATCTCGCTCGACATCTGCCGCGAGACCTTGATGAAGGCCCGCGACGCCCGGCTCCGGGTTCTGCGGACTATGAAGGAAGCCCTCCCGGCCCCGCGGCCGGACATTTCCCCCTTCGCCCCGCGCATCTTTTTCATCTACGTCAACCCCGAAAAGGTCGGCGAGATCATCGGACCGGCCGGCAAGGTCATCAAGCGGATCGTGGCCGCGACCAAGGCCAAGATCGACATCGAAGAATCCGGGCGCATCGTCATCGCCAGCAACGACGTCGAGGCGGCCGAGCGGGCCAAGCAGATGATCAACGACATCACGGCCGAAGCCGAGGTGGGCAAGACCTACACCGGGCGCGTCGTCCGGATCGAGGAATACGGCGCCTTCGTCGAGATCATGCCCAATCTGGTCGGCCTGATGCACGTCTCGGAGATCAGCCACCAGCGGACTCGCAGTGTGGGCGACGTCCTCCAGCTCGGCCAGACCATCGAGGTCAAGGTCCTCAGCGTCGAGGACAACCGGATCCGGCTGAGCATGAAGGCCCTGACCGATCCGCCCGAGGGATTCGTCCCCGAAGCTGGACGGCCCGAAGGCGAGGCGGGCGGCTATCGCGGCCGTCCGTCCGGCGATCGCGGCGGAGACCGCGGCGGCCGCCGCAACCGGTATTAA
- a CDS encoding prepilin-type N-terminal cleavage/methylation domain-containing protein, with amino-acid sequence MRSFFRRRAGFTLAEMTVAAAILAILAGAALPLAKTAVKREKEIELRRSLREIREAIDAYKKMADEKKIEVGEAKDGYPLTLDVLVKGVKLLAATQAAGPTAGRSEGKGEGRIIKFLRRIPVDPMTGTAVWGLLSSQDPPDATTWGEEDVYDVYTRARGTAIDGTKYRDW; translated from the coding sequence ATGCGCAGCTTCTTCCGTCGGCGGGCGGGTTTCACCCTCGCCGAGATGACGGTGGCGGCGGCCATCCTGGCCATCCTGGCCGGGGCCGCCCTGCCGTTGGCCAAGACGGCCGTCAAGCGGGAGAAGGAGATCGAGCTGCGGCGCAGCCTGCGGGAGATTCGGGAGGCCATCGACGCCTACAAGAAGATGGCCGACGAGAAGAAGATCGAGGTCGGCGAGGCCAAGGACGGCTACCCGCTGACCCTGGATGTCCTGGTCAAGGGCGTCAAGCTTCTGGCCGCGACCCAAGCCGCCGGCCCGACGGCCGGGCGTTCCGAGGGCAAGGGCGAGGGCCGGATCATCAAGTTCCTCCGCCGCATTCCCGTCGATCCCATGACGGGGACCGCGGTTTGGGGGCTGCTTTCGTCCCAAGACCCGCCGGACGCGACGACCTGGGGCGAAGAAGATGTCTACGACGTCTACACCCGGGCCCGCGGCACGGCCATCGACGGGACCAAGTACAGGGACTGGTGA
- a CDS encoding prepilin-type N-terminal cleavage/methylation domain-containing protein, whose product MREKGFTLIEMIIVFTMIGILVGLALPQFKNAATKARESTLKEDLFTIRKLISQYFTDKSKYPSSLQALVDDGYLLKKPVDPMTGSADTWIEVREEPKADEIEPGYVPGITDVHSGSERVGLDGTAYNTW is encoded by the coding sequence ATGCGGGAAAAAGGCTTCACCCTGATCGAGATGATCATCGTCTTTACCATGATCGGGATCCTGGTCGGCCTGGCCCTGCCCCAGTTCAAGAACGCCGCCACTAAGGCCCGCGAATCCACGCTCAAGGAAGACCTCTTCACGATCCGCAAGCTCATCAGCCAGTATTTTACCGACAAGTCCAAGTACCCCTCGTCCCTGCAGGCTCTCGTCGACGACGGCTACCTGCTCAAAAAGCCGGTCGACCCGATGACCGGCAGCGCCGACACCTGGATCGAGGTGAGGGAAGAGCCCAAGGCGGACGAGATCGAGCCTGGATACGTCCCCGGCATCACCGACGTCCACTCGGGCTCCGAACGGGTCGGCCTGGACGGAACGGCCTACAACACCTGGTGA
- a CDS encoding type II secretion system protein, which translates to MKRQAGYTFIILMAMITVLAIGLLAAVPVWKTQIQREAEEELIFRGRQYVEAVRIYQIKNPGKFPASIDDLIKARCLRKPFPDPMTRDGKWDLILQADSASGGNQASSGRGAAARTGQGTSAAGRPAVNRIFVVPQESVRSVENARILGVVSRSTKTSLRIYNDRDTYDAWLFFYGQSPDSEPEIIRFGRTDK; encoded by the coding sequence ATGAAACGCCAAGCCGGATACACCTTCATCATCCTGATGGCCATGATCACGGTCCTGGCCATCGGCCTGCTGGCCGCGGTGCCGGTCTGGAAGACCCAGATCCAGCGCGAAGCGGAGGAGGAGCTCATCTTCCGGGGGCGGCAATATGTCGAAGCCGTCCGGATCTATCAGATCAAAAACCCGGGCAAGTTCCCGGCCTCGATCGATGACCTGATCAAAGCCCGCTGCCTCCGCAAGCCTTTCCCTGATCCCATGACCCGCGACGGCAAATGGGACTTGATTCTGCAGGCCGATTCCGCATCCGGAGGAAACCAGGCTTCCTCGGGACGCGGGGCTGCCGCTCGCACCGGACAAGGGACCAGTGCGGCGGGCCGTCCCGCCGTCAACCGCATCTTCGTGGTGCCCCAGGAATCGGTAAGGTCGGTGGAGAACGCCCGCATCCTCGGCGTGGTCAGCCGCTCGACCAAGACTTCACTGCGCATCTACAACGACCGGGATACCTACGACGCCTGGCTGTTCTTTTACGGCCAGAGCCCGGACTCGGAGCCGGAAATCATCCGCTTCGGACGGACCGATAAATGA
- the lpxB gene encoding lipid-A-disaccharide synthase: protein MSGPSIFIVAGEKSGDNYGAALLTAFRAGHPETTAFGVGGSALQAAGLERLYPMEDLALMGLAEIVGHLPRLRRLFRSLEAEVRRRRPDAAVLIDSPDFNLRLAARLKKLGVPVLYYVSPTIWAWRPGRIKTIRRNIARMMLIFPFEEKIYAEAGVPARFIGHPLLERVRTEKGRDEVRAGLGVEPGRPLVALLPGSRRGEVARHMPTLMEAVPRIAAATGARFALIKAEDLDEGFLRSFIPPSLVGLTVVDRSPYDAIAASDLALSACGTANLEAALLGVPLIAFYKVSPLTYLLGVKLIRIRLFSIVNILAGEPLVPELIQKDFTAARLADAAIEWLGSAERRDRMKVRFADIRAGLGGRPASLNAARELSDLLKQTKREAPPV from the coding sequence ATGAGCGGTCCGTCGATCTTCATCGTCGCCGGCGAGAAATCGGGCGACAACTACGGCGCGGCCCTTCTCACGGCCTTCCGGGCCGGTCATCCGGAGACCACGGCCTTCGGGGTCGGGGGCTCGGCCCTGCAGGCCGCGGGCCTCGAGCGGCTCTACCCGATGGAGGACCTGGCCCTGATGGGCCTGGCCGAGATCGTCGGCCACCTGCCCCGCTTGCGCCGACTCTTCCGTTCTCTGGAAGCGGAAGTCCGCCGCCGGCGGCCCGACGCGGCGGTCCTCATCGATTCGCCCGATTTCAATCTCCGGCTGGCGGCCCGCTTGAAGAAGCTGGGCGTCCCGGTGCTCTACTATGTCAGCCCCACGATTTGGGCCTGGCGGCCGGGGCGGATCAAGACGATCCGCCGCAACATCGCTAGGATGATGCTTATCTTTCCGTTCGAAGAGAAGATCTACGCCGAGGCGGGCGTGCCAGCCCGATTCATCGGCCACCCCCTGCTCGAGCGCGTCCGGACGGAAAAAGGCCGCGACGAAGTCCGGGCCGGCCTGGGGGTCGAGCCGGGCCGCCCCCTTGTCGCCCTCCTGCCGGGCAGCCGCCGGGGCGAAGTGGCCCGCCACATGCCGACGCTGATGGAGGCCGTGCCGCGGATCGCGGCGGCCACGGGCGCCCGCTTCGCGTTGATCAAAGCCGAAGACCTGGACGAGGGCTTCCTGCGCAGCTTCATCCCCCCCTCTCTGGTCGGGCTGACCGTCGTCGACCGGTCGCCTTACGACGCCATCGCCGCCTCCGATCTCGCTCTCTCGGCCTGCGGCACCGCCAACCTGGAGGCCGCCCTGCTCGGCGTTCCCCTGATCGCCTTCTACAAGGTCTCCCCCCTGACCTATTTGCTCGGCGTCAAGCTCATCCGCATCCGGCTCTTCAGCATCGTCAACATCCTGGCCGGGGAGCCGCTCGTGCCAGAGCTCATCCAGAAGGACTTCACGGCGGCCCGCCTGGCCGATGCGGCGATCGAATGGCTGGGGTCCGCGGAGCGCAGGGACCGGATGAAAGTCCGCTTCGCCGACATCCGAGCCGGCCTGGGCGGACGGCCGGCCTCCCTCAATGCGGCTCGGGAATTATCGGATCTCCTGAAACAGACGAAGCGCGAAGCCCCGCCCGTCTGA
- a CDS encoding phosphocholine cytidylyltransferase family protein, which yields MKGVILAAGIASRLRPLTDATPKCLLPLGGSTLLGRTLDNLAAAGIRDIVIVTGYLEDQIRRYVGANHAGLKTTFIRNDVYASTNNIYSLWLAREAVRREGMVLLDSDILFDPSVLPAVLGADAPAGLAVKTGRELGEEEIKVEVDDLMHVRMIGKHVPPDLAAGESIGIEVFSPAAMERLFAAMERKVVAEGQVNVFYEAAFQAMIDAGGTIMAVDIGDALAIEIDTIDDFRRAERDILPQLPRTR from the coding sequence ATGAAGGGCGTCATCCTGGCCGCCGGGATCGCCTCGCGGCTGCGGCCGCTGACCGACGCCACGCCGAAATGCCTGCTTCCGCTCGGCGGCAGCACTCTGCTTGGCCGAACCCTCGACAACCTGGCCGCGGCTGGCATCCGCGACATCGTCATCGTCACGGGCTACCTGGAAGACCAGATCCGCCGCTATGTCGGGGCGAATCATGCCGGCTTGAAGACGACCTTCATCCGCAATGACGTTTACGCCTCCACCAATAACATCTACTCCCTCTGGCTGGCCCGCGAAGCGGTCCGGCGGGAAGGTATGGTGCTTCTCGACAGCGACATCCTCTTCGACCCCTCCGTTCTTCCGGCCGTGCTGGGGGCGGACGCTCCGGCCGGGCTGGCCGTCAAGACCGGGCGCGAGCTGGGGGAGGAGGAGATCAAGGTCGAGGTCGACGACCTCATGCATGTGCGGATGATCGGCAAGCATGTGCCGCCGGACTTGGCCGCGGGGGAATCGATCGGGATCGAGGTTTTCTCTCCTGCCGCCATGGAACGGCTGTTCGCGGCCATGGAGCGCAAGGTCGTGGCCGAGGGCCAGGTCAACGTCTTTTACGAAGCCGCCTTCCAGGCCATGATCGACGCCGGGGGCACGATCATGGCCGTCGACATCGGCGACGCGCTGGCCATCGAGATCGACACCATCGACGATTTCCGGCGGGCCGAACGGGATATCCTGCCCCAACTGCCGCGAACCCGCTGA
- a CDS encoding CDP-alcohol phosphatidyltransferase family protein — protein sequence MSLFADFKRSLKMVEVEEIFDLYLFRPLAYLLVKAIYRTKTTPNQITLFSISVGVAAGVCFGLGNRDVVIAGALLYAGSVILDCADGQLARLKKNGTRMGRLLDGLVDYITGFAVYLGVAMGLQPEGWKDGRWWLLMAAAVASNVFHSMLIDYYRNRFLNVVNGFPAYENEDYHSFKVEREGLRASGRHSIRRSFISFYLGYLELQRRLTMRWQPDSPFRRVAAADFRTANKAIMRGWTFLGSTTQIVLLIAAILFGRMDIYFWMMIVVLNVAAAVLFLIQARIDIHLEGSSIE from the coding sequence GTGAGCCTATTTGCGGACTTCAAACGGTCCCTCAAGATGGTTGAGGTCGAGGAGATTTTCGATCTCTATCTCTTCCGGCCGCTGGCGTATCTCCTGGTCAAGGCCATCTACAGGACCAAGACCACGCCCAACCAGATCACCCTCTTCTCGATTTCGGTGGGTGTCGCGGCCGGGGTATGCTTCGGGCTCGGCAATCGTGATGTTGTCATCGCCGGCGCCCTGCTCTACGCCGGGTCGGTCATCCTGGATTGCGCCGACGGCCAGCTGGCCCGATTGAAGAAGAACGGCACCCGGATGGGCCGGCTGCTGGACGGCCTGGTGGACTACATCACCGGATTCGCGGTCTACCTCGGCGTCGCCATGGGCCTGCAGCCGGAGGGCTGGAAGGACGGCCGCTGGTGGCTCCTGATGGCGGCCGCCGTGGCCAGCAACGTCTTCCACTCCATGCTCATCGATTACTACCGCAACCGCTTCCTCAACGTGGTCAACGGCTTCCCCGCATACGAGAACGAGGATTACCATAGCTTTAAGGTCGAAAGGGAAGGCCTGCGCGCTTCGGGTCGGCATTCGATCCGCCGCTCGTTCATCAGCTTCTATCTGGGCTATTTGGAGCTGCAGCGGCGGCTGACTATGCGCTGGCAGCCGGACAGCCCCTTTCGCCGGGTCGCGGCGGCTGATTTCCGGACCGCCAACAAGGCCATCATGCGCGGCTGGACGTTTCTTGGATCCACCACCCAAATCGTCCTCCTGATTGCCGCCATCCTATTTGGCCGGATGGACATCTATTTCTGGATGATGATCGTGGTCCTCAATGTCGCCGCCGCCGTGCTGTTTCTCATCCAGGCCCGAATCGACATCCACCTGGAGGGGAGCTCGATCGAATGA